One Scylla paramamosain isolate STU-SP2022 chromosome 6, ASM3559412v1, whole genome shotgun sequence DNA segment encodes these proteins:
- the LOC135101565 gene encoding tryptase beta-2-like isoform X2, whose amino-acid sequence MKGGTFTYVLCVVIWWVCVVSGMYDDGCPLRAECVPKHHCKHGTVRPRDPSVCGAGHRGHLVCCLQVRGGRYDKSPYGMDYYDDRYGKLYASPLSKFAKEVLQKYRHKDVALLVRERHHRLPFVRQLTTYRYHCGATLIHPVLLLTAAHCVKGIKRNRLKAHLGEWNLYSTSGELFPAVERRISKVFIHSGYNPATFLNDIALLQMNRPVDTTKTPHIAPACLPKDSYKFKDDQKCFIVGWGDDAYKPILGSNILKATSVTYSSEEEECADKLYASIPHISDEYTLDPDSQKCIVGGYGRDACTGDGGGAVVCPLDNNEAPDACHEHDCEDEHYFVAGILSFGSPVCGEDSVTIVTDIVKKINWIHTIISPAGGLKNYNYQFYDKGPHYKKRTATDQQSANNTTTTTTTTS is encoded by the exons ATGAAGGGTGGTACTTTCACCTATGTTCTTTGTGTTGTGATATGGTGGGTGTGCGTGGTGTCAGGGATGTATGATGATGGCTGCCCCCTGCGAGCCGAGTGTGTCCCCAAGCACCATTGTAAACACGGGA CTGTGCGGCCGAGGGACCCGAGTGTTTGCGGGGCGGGGCATCGCGGCCACCTCGTGTGCTGCCTGCAGGTCCGCGGAGGAAG ATACGATAAGAGTCCGTATGGCATGGATTACTACGACGACCGTTATGGCAAGTTGTATGCAAGTCCTTTGTCAAAGTTTGCTAAGGAGGTGTTACAGAAGTACAGGCACAAAGAT GTGGCGCTGCTCGTCCGAGAAAGGCACCACCGTTTGCCGTTCGTGCGACAGCTGACCACATACAGGTACCACTGTGGTGCTACTCTGATACACCCCGTGCTGCTGCTGACTGCTGCTCACTGTGTCAAGG GTATCAAAAGGAATAGGCTGAAGGCTCACCTTGGTGAGTGGAACCTGTACAGCACATCCGGCGAACTCTTTCCTGCCGTGGAGAGGCGAATAAGCAAGGTTTTCATTCACAGTGG GTACAACCCGGCAACGTTCTTGAACGATATCGCCCTCCTTCAGATGAACAGGCCAGTTGACACCACAAAAACGCCTCACATCGCCCCAGCGTGTCTTCCCAAGGACTCGTACAAGTTCAAGGATGACCAAAAATGCTTCATTGTCGGATGGGGGGATGATGCTTACAAG cctATTCTTGGAAGTAATATACTTAAAGCCACCTCGGTGACTTATTCTTCCGAAGAAGAGGAGTGCGCAGACAAGTTGTACGCCTCCATCCCTCACATTAGTGATGAATACACCCTGGACCCAGACAGTCAGAAGTGCATTGTCGGGGGTTATGGCCGCGATGCTTGTACG GGCGACGGTGGAGGTGCGGTGGTGTGCCCCTTGGACAACAATGAGGCCCCTGACGCATGCCACGAACACGACTGTGAAGATGAACACTACTTCGTGGCCGGCATATTGTCTTTCGGCTCTCCTGTGTGCGGGGAAGACTCGGTTACTATAGTTACCGATATAGTCAAGAAGATTAACTGGATTCATACAATAATCAGTCCCGCAGGTGGCCTAAAAAACTATAACTACCAGTTTTATGACAAGGGCCCACATTACAAAAAGAGGACCGCGACGGATCAGCAATCGgctaataacaccaccaccactactaccaccacatccTGA
- the LOC135101565 gene encoding phenoloxidase-activating factor 2-like isoform X3 has product MDYYDDRYGKLYASPLSKFAKEVLQKYRHKDECGVRYHSPKDMARVSTGYIGDKGFTSFGEYPWHVALLVRERHHRLPFVRQLTTYRYHCGATLIHPVLLLTAAHCVKGIKRNRLKAHLGEWNLYSTSGELFPAVERRISKVFIHSGYNPATFLNDIALLQMNRPVDTTKTPHIAPACLPKDSYKFKDDQKCFIVGWGDDAYKPILGSNILKATSVTYSSEEEECADKLYASIPHISDEYTLDPDSQKCIVGGYGRDACTGDGGGAVVCPLDNNEAPDACHEHDCEDEHYFVAGILSFGSPVCGEDSVTIVTDIVKKINWIHTIISPAGGLKNYNYQFYDKGPHYKKRTATDQQSANNTTTTTTTTS; this is encoded by the exons ATGGATTACTACGACGACCGTTATGGCAAGTTGTATGCAAGTCCTTTGTCAAAGTTTGCTAAGGAGGTGTTACAGAAGTACAGGCACAAAGAT GAGTGTGGAGTAAGATACCATTCACCAAAGGACATGGCACGAGTGTCCACAGGATACATCGGCGATAAAGGGTTTACTAGCTTTGGAGAATACCCGTGGCAC GTGGCGCTGCTCGTCCGAGAAAGGCACCACCGTTTGCCGTTCGTGCGACAGCTGACCACATACAGGTACCACTGTGGTGCTACTCTGATACACCCCGTGCTGCTGCTGACTGCTGCTCACTGTGTCAAGG GTATCAAAAGGAATAGGCTGAAGGCTCACCTTGGTGAGTGGAACCTGTACAGCACATCCGGCGAACTCTTTCCTGCCGTGGAGAGGCGAATAAGCAAGGTTTTCATTCACAGTGG GTACAACCCGGCAACGTTCTTGAACGATATCGCCCTCCTTCAGATGAACAGGCCAGTTGACACCACAAAAACGCCTCACATCGCCCCAGCGTGTCTTCCCAAGGACTCGTACAAGTTCAAGGATGACCAAAAATGCTTCATTGTCGGATGGGGGGATGATGCTTACAAG cctATTCTTGGAAGTAATATACTTAAAGCCACCTCGGTGACTTATTCTTCCGAAGAAGAGGAGTGCGCAGACAAGTTGTACGCCTCCATCCCTCACATTAGTGATGAATACACCCTGGACCCAGACAGTCAGAAGTGCATTGTCGGGGGTTATGGCCGCGATGCTTGTACG GGCGACGGTGGAGGTGCGGTGGTGTGCCCCTTGGACAACAATGAGGCCCCTGACGCATGCCACGAACACGACTGTGAAGATGAACACTACTTCGTGGCCGGCATATTGTCTTTCGGCTCTCCTGTGTGCGGGGAAGACTCGGTTACTATAGTTACCGATATAGTCAAGAAGATTAACTGGATTCATACAATAATCAGTCCCGCAGGTGGCCTAAAAAACTATAACTACCAGTTTTATGACAAGGGCCCACATTACAAAAAGAGGACCGCGACGGATCAGCAATCGgctaataacaccaccaccactactaccaccacatccTGA
- the LOC135101565 gene encoding phenoloxidase-activating factor 2-like isoform X1, with amino-acid sequence MKGGTFTYVLCVVIWWVCVVSGMYDDGCPLRAECVPKHHCKHGTVRPRDPSVCGAGHRGHLVCCLQVRGGRYDKSPYGMDYYDDRYGKLYASPLSKFAKEVLQKYRHKDECGVRYHSPKDMARVSTGYIGDKGFTSFGEYPWHVALLVRERHHRLPFVRQLTTYRYHCGATLIHPVLLLTAAHCVKGIKRNRLKAHLGEWNLYSTSGELFPAVERRISKVFIHSGYNPATFLNDIALLQMNRPVDTTKTPHIAPACLPKDSYKFKDDQKCFIVGWGDDAYKPILGSNILKATSVTYSSEEEECADKLYASIPHISDEYTLDPDSQKCIVGGYGRDACTGDGGGAVVCPLDNNEAPDACHEHDCEDEHYFVAGILSFGSPVCGEDSVTIVTDIVKKINWIHTIISPAGGLKNYNYQFYDKGPHYKKRTATDQQSANNTTTTTTTTS; translated from the exons ATGAAGGGTGGTACTTTCACCTATGTTCTTTGTGTTGTGATATGGTGGGTGTGCGTGGTGTCAGGGATGTATGATGATGGCTGCCCCCTGCGAGCCGAGTGTGTCCCCAAGCACCATTGTAAACACGGGA CTGTGCGGCCGAGGGACCCGAGTGTTTGCGGGGCGGGGCATCGCGGCCACCTCGTGTGCTGCCTGCAGGTCCGCGGAGGAAG ATACGATAAGAGTCCGTATGGCATGGATTACTACGACGACCGTTATGGCAAGTTGTATGCAAGTCCTTTGTCAAAGTTTGCTAAGGAGGTGTTACAGAAGTACAGGCACAAAGAT GAGTGTGGAGTAAGATACCATTCACCAAAGGACATGGCACGAGTGTCCACAGGATACATCGGCGATAAAGGGTTTACTAGCTTTGGAGAATACCCGTGGCAC GTGGCGCTGCTCGTCCGAGAAAGGCACCACCGTTTGCCGTTCGTGCGACAGCTGACCACATACAGGTACCACTGTGGTGCTACTCTGATACACCCCGTGCTGCTGCTGACTGCTGCTCACTGTGTCAAGG GTATCAAAAGGAATAGGCTGAAGGCTCACCTTGGTGAGTGGAACCTGTACAGCACATCCGGCGAACTCTTTCCTGCCGTGGAGAGGCGAATAAGCAAGGTTTTCATTCACAGTGG GTACAACCCGGCAACGTTCTTGAACGATATCGCCCTCCTTCAGATGAACAGGCCAGTTGACACCACAAAAACGCCTCACATCGCCCCAGCGTGTCTTCCCAAGGACTCGTACAAGTTCAAGGATGACCAAAAATGCTTCATTGTCGGATGGGGGGATGATGCTTACAAG cctATTCTTGGAAGTAATATACTTAAAGCCACCTCGGTGACTTATTCTTCCGAAGAAGAGGAGTGCGCAGACAAGTTGTACGCCTCCATCCCTCACATTAGTGATGAATACACCCTGGACCCAGACAGTCAGAAGTGCATTGTCGGGGGTTATGGCCGCGATGCTTGTACG GGCGACGGTGGAGGTGCGGTGGTGTGCCCCTTGGACAACAATGAGGCCCCTGACGCATGCCACGAACACGACTGTGAAGATGAACACTACTTCGTGGCCGGCATATTGTCTTTCGGCTCTCCTGTGTGCGGGGAAGACTCGGTTACTATAGTTACCGATATAGTCAAGAAGATTAACTGGATTCATACAATAATCAGTCCCGCAGGTGGCCTAAAAAACTATAACTACCAGTTTTATGACAAGGGCCCACATTACAAAAAGAGGACCGCGACGGATCAGCAATCGgctaataacaccaccaccactactaccaccacatccTGA